In Vreelandella piezotolerans, one genomic interval encodes:
- the dxs gene encoding 1-deoxy-D-xylulose-5-phosphate synthase, producing MPMKLFDEIPRERPATPLLDSFDHPAALRAMNAKQLAQLADELRAYLLYSVGVTGGHFGAGLGVVELSVALHHAFHTPKDRLVWDVGHQAYPHKILTGRRDAMLSIRQHGGLAAFPRRAESEYDTFGVGHSSTSISAALGMALAAQAQRDPRKVCAIIGDGALTAGMAFEALAHAGHVNANLLVVLNDNEMSISENVGGIATYLARVLSSKPYLKMREEGKKVLSHLPGALELAKRTEEHMKGMVSPATLFEEMGFHYVGPIDGHDLEALTQTLRNLRDQKGPQFLHIKTVKGKGFLPAEADQIGYHAITKLEKTSATVSAPLVSKPASPSAPKNAPKKKYCNVFGDWLCDMAAADPRLMGITPAMGEGSDLIRFSQTYPQRYFDVAIAEQHAVTLAAGMACEGMKPVVAIYSTFLQRGYDQLIHDVAVQHLDVTFAIDRAGLVGEDGPTHHGSMDLSFLRCVPGMVILAPADEAECRAMLSAAYYHPGPAAVRYPRGTGPGAVIPEHLEPLAIGEAQVRRESTSDGVRIALLAFGSVNSAAADVAEKLNATHINMRSVKPLDRDAVLHAADEHELLVTLEENVVAGGAGSAVNELLNAEGVQVEVLNLGLPDAFVEHGTPAELLRDCGLDAEGIERAIRARLP from the coding sequence ATGCCTATGAAGCTGTTCGACGAGATACCCCGCGAGCGCCCGGCGACGCCACTGCTCGACTCCTTTGACCACCCCGCCGCGCTGCGGGCCATGAACGCCAAGCAGCTCGCCCAGCTCGCCGACGAGCTGCGTGCCTACTTGCTCTACAGTGTCGGCGTTACCGGCGGCCACTTTGGTGCCGGGCTAGGCGTTGTCGAGCTCAGCGTCGCGCTGCATCACGCCTTTCACACACCGAAAGACCGCTTGGTATGGGACGTGGGCCATCAGGCCTACCCGCATAAAATCCTCACTGGGCGGCGCGATGCCATGCTCAGCATTCGCCAGCACGGCGGCTTGGCGGCATTTCCACGTCGAGCCGAGTCCGAGTACGACACCTTTGGCGTGGGCCACTCCAGCACCTCGATTTCTGCCGCGCTAGGCATGGCTCTGGCCGCCCAAGCGCAGCGAGACCCGCGCAAGGTATGCGCCATCATTGGCGACGGCGCGCTGACCGCGGGAATGGCGTTCGAAGCGCTGGCTCACGCAGGCCACGTCAATGCCAATCTGTTGGTCGTGCTCAATGACAACGAAATGTCGATTTCCGAAAACGTCGGCGGCATTGCCACCTACCTTGCTCGGGTGCTCTCCAGCAAGCCCTACCTCAAAATGCGCGAAGAGGGCAAAAAGGTGCTCTCGCACCTGCCCGGCGCGCTGGAGCTTGCCAAACGTACCGAAGAGCACATGAAAGGCATGGTCAGTCCCGCCACGCTATTCGAAGAGATGGGCTTTCACTATGTCGGCCCCATCGACGGTCACGACTTGGAAGCGCTGACCCAAACGCTGCGTAACCTGCGCGACCAGAAAGGGCCGCAGTTTCTGCATATCAAAACGGTCAAAGGGAAAGGCTTCCTGCCCGCCGAAGCGGACCAGATTGGCTACCATGCGATCACGAAGCTGGAAAAAACCAGCGCAACCGTGAGCGCCCCGCTGGTGAGCAAACCGGCCAGCCCCAGCGCGCCGAAGAACGCCCCCAAGAAAAAGTACTGCAACGTGTTCGGCGACTGGCTGTGCGATATGGCCGCCGCCGACCCACGCCTGATGGGCATTACACCTGCCATGGGTGAGGGCTCGGACTTGATACGCTTCTCGCAAACGTATCCCCAGCGTTACTTTGACGTGGCGATCGCCGAGCAGCACGCGGTGACTCTCGCCGCAGGGATGGCCTGTGAAGGTATGAAACCGGTGGTGGCGATCTATTCCACCTTTCTGCAGCGCGGTTACGACCAGCTGATTCATGACGTGGCGGTGCAACATCTGGACGTGACGTTCGCTATCGACCGTGCAGGTCTCGTGGGCGAAGACGGCCCCACCCACCACGGCAGCATGGATCTTTCGTTTCTGCGCTGCGTGCCGGGCATGGTGATTCTGGCGCCTGCCGATGAAGCCGAATGCCGCGCCATGCTCAGCGCCGCCTACTACCATCCTGGACCAGCCGCCGTGCGCTACCCCCGCGGCACCGGTCCTGGGGCCGTCATTCCAGAGCACCTAGAGCCGCTGGCGATTGGCGAGGCCCAGGTGCGTCGCGAGAGCACCAGCGACGGCGTGCGCATCGCGCTGCTGGCCTTTGGCAGCGTGAACAGTGCCGCCGCCGACGTGGCTGAGAAGCTCAATGCCACCCATATCAACATGCGTTCCGTAAAGCCGCTGGACCGCGACGCGGTGCTTCACGCGGCGGACGAACATGAGCTGCTGGTCACCTTGGAAGAGAACGTCGTTGCGGGCGGTGCAGGCAGCGCAGTCAACGAGCTGCTCAACGCCGAAGGCGTTCAAGTGGAAGTCCTTAACCTAGGCCTGCCAGATGCCTTCGTAGAGCACGGCACGCCCGCCGAGCTACTGCGCGACTGTGGCCTGGACGCGGAAGGTATCGAGCGCGCCATTCGTGCCCGGCTGCCGTAA
- the djlA gene encoding co-chaperone DjlA, translating into MLFLIIVFGLIGLAIGGPIGLLVGGGLGWWLGRRISRRLHAARMQLQEGFLESIFSVMGCLCQADGKVTEGELGVTEKLFDQMRLQGEHRAKARAAFERGRADDFDLEAELAKVNRLTQRQPVLRQVFLQVQLSAIAADGVLHPAEHEMILRVARGVGCSDAEVQQIEAMLHGAAANSQGASEEALKDAYRVLGVSEDASDAEIKKAYRRLMSQNHPDKLAGKGLPESMRDVAQARTSEIGNAYERIRAARGQ; encoded by the coding sequence ATGTTATTTCTAATCATTGTGTTTGGTTTGATTGGCCTCGCCATCGGGGGCCCCATTGGCCTCCTGGTGGGTGGGGGCCTAGGTTGGTGGCTGGGACGGCGCATTAGTCGTCGCTTGCACGCAGCTCGCATGCAGCTTCAAGAAGGCTTTTTGGAGTCGATCTTTTCGGTGATGGGCTGCCTGTGCCAAGCGGACGGCAAGGTTACCGAAGGCGAGCTCGGCGTGACCGAAAAGCTCTTCGATCAGATGCGTTTGCAGGGTGAACACCGCGCCAAAGCGCGCGCGGCCTTCGAGCGTGGCCGCGCCGATGATTTCGATCTGGAAGCGGAGCTGGCCAAGGTCAACCGCCTGACCCAGCGCCAGCCGGTACTTCGTCAAGTCTTTTTGCAGGTTCAATTGAGCGCCATTGCCGCCGATGGCGTGCTGCACCCTGCCGAGCACGAGATGATACTGCGTGTGGCTCGCGGCGTTGGCTGTAGCGATGCCGAGGTGCAGCAAATCGAAGCCATGCTGCACGGTGCGGCGGCCAATTCTCAAGGCGCCAGCGAGGAGGCGTTGAAAGATGCCTACCGCGTGCTTGGGGTATCGGAAGATGCCAGCGACGCCGAGATCAAGAAAGCGTATCGTCGCCTGATGAGCCAAAACCATCCGGACAAACTGGCCGGCAAAGGGCTGCCGGAGAGCATGCGCGACGTCGCCCAGGCACGCACTAGCGAAATCGGCAACGCTTACGAACGTATCCGCGCAGCCCGCGGCCAATAG
- a CDS encoding glutathione S-transferase family protein — protein sequence MISLYSFPNSRSLRAAWTLEELGLPYQCHHVALDKGEGQSTEHLARHPDGKVPVLEDGELTLFESAPICRYLAERYGEGQLLPQHETERAQVDQWLSFIVTEIEQPLWLQAKHKFALPQDKRVPSVLPTAAWEFQRALLALERRYRGQENLVGDTFTLADLFLTHTLTWATSMKHRLPEPLVAYRARHANRPALARAAEKEQAAAQANQ from the coding sequence ATGATCTCGCTATACAGCTTTCCCAACTCCCGCTCTTTACGAGCCGCCTGGACGCTTGAAGAGCTGGGTCTGCCATACCAGTGCCACCACGTTGCGCTGGATAAAGGCGAAGGGCAAAGCACCGAGCATCTCGCCCGCCATCCGGATGGCAAAGTACCGGTACTGGAAGACGGGGAGCTAACGCTATTCGAGTCAGCCCCCATCTGCCGCTACCTCGCCGAGCGATATGGCGAGGGGCAACTGCTGCCACAGCACGAGACCGAACGCGCACAGGTCGACCAGTGGCTTAGTTTCATCGTTACCGAGATCGAGCAGCCACTGTGGCTGCAAGCCAAGCACAAATTCGCCCTGCCTCAAGACAAGCGCGTCCCTTCAGTGCTACCCACCGCCGCTTGGGAATTCCAGCGAGCCCTGCTCGCGCTCGAGCGCCGCTATCGTGGCCAGGAAAATCTGGTGGGCGATACCTTCACGTTGGCGGATCTGTTCTTAACGCACACGCTCACTTGGGCCACAAGCATGAAACATCGCTTGCCGGAGCCGCTGGTGGCCTATCGCGCCCGCCACGCCAATCGCCCAGCGCTTGCCCGCGCCGCCGAAAAAGAGCAAGCAGCGGCGCAAGCGAACCAATAA
- a CDS encoding zinc-dependent alcohol dehydrogenase, producing the protein MKALCWHGKNDVRYDTVPDPAIEHPRDAIINVSSCAICGSDLHLYDHYMPGMSCGDVLGHEFMGEVMEVGSETKNLKVGDRVVVPFTIFCGECEQCQRGNYSVCERSNRNKSLADKVFGHGGAGLFGYSQLTGGYAGGQAEFVRVPFADTTHIKVPDTLTDEQVLFLGDIFPTGWQAAVQCDIQPTDTVVIWGAGPVGQFCVRSAVLLGAKQVVVIDNVPERLSMAAAGGAIPLNFAHESVLGRLQELTHGKGPEKCIDAVGLEAHATRSLDSVYDRVKQAMWLETDRAHVLREMIYVCRPAGILSIPGVYGGLVDKIPMGALMNKGLTVRTGQTHVNRWTDDLLRRIDEGQIDPSFVITHAVDLAQGPEMYQTFRDKQDGCVKVILKP; encoded by the coding sequence ATGAAAGCATTGTGCTGGCACGGTAAGAACGATGTTCGTTACGACACCGTGCCCGACCCCGCAATCGAACATCCCCGCGACGCCATTATCAATGTGAGTAGCTGCGCCATCTGCGGCTCTGATTTGCACCTTTACGACCATTATATGCCCGGTATGTCCTGTGGCGATGTCCTCGGCCACGAGTTCATGGGCGAGGTGATGGAGGTGGGCAGCGAGACGAAAAACCTCAAGGTAGGCGACCGGGTGGTGGTGCCTTTCACCATTTTTTGTGGCGAATGCGAGCAGTGTCAGCGCGGTAACTACTCGGTTTGCGAACGCTCCAATCGTAACAAGTCTCTGGCAGATAAAGTCTTTGGCCATGGCGGTGCTGGACTATTTGGCTACTCTCAACTCACTGGCGGCTATGCAGGCGGCCAAGCCGAGTTTGTGCGGGTGCCCTTCGCCGATACCACCCACATTAAAGTGCCCGATACGCTCACCGATGAGCAGGTGCTGTTTCTAGGCGATATCTTTCCCACCGGCTGGCAGGCCGCCGTGCAGTGTGACATTCAGCCCACCGATACCGTCGTGATCTGGGGCGCAGGCCCGGTTGGTCAGTTCTGCGTTCGCAGTGCGGTACTGTTGGGCGCCAAGCAGGTCGTGGTCATTGATAACGTGCCCGAGCGACTCTCGATGGCTGCTGCCGGCGGTGCGATTCCGCTCAATTTTGCCCACGAGAGCGTACTCGGCCGATTGCAGGAGCTGACTCACGGTAAAGGGCCTGAAAAGTGCATCGACGCGGTGGGGCTAGAAGCCCACGCCACGCGCTCGCTGGACTCGGTCTACGACCGGGTAAAGCAGGCCATGTGGTTAGAAACCGACCGCGCTCACGTGTTACGTGAAATGATCTACGTCTGCCGTCCGGCCGGTATTCTATCCATTCCCGGGGTGTATGGCGGGTTGGTCGATAAAATTCCTATGGGGGCACTGATGAACAAAGGCCTCACCGTGCGCACCGGGCAAACCCACGTCAACCGCTGGACGGACGATCTGTTACGGCGTATCGACGAGGGACAAATCGATCCTTCGTTTGTGATTACCCACGCGGTGGATTTGGCCCAGGGGCCTGAAATGTATCAAACCTTTCGAGATAAACAGGATGGCTGCGTCAAAGTCATACTGAAACCGTGA
- the ribA gene encoding GTP cyclohydrolase II has translation MTIRFIAASRLPTPWATFTMHGFEDDATGKDHIALTLGDVSGGEPVLGRVHSECLTGDALFSMRCDCGYQLQEALKRIAEEGRGVLLYLRQEGRGIGLLNKIRAYHLQDQGADTVEANEQLGFGADMRRYDLCVPMLDHLGITALKLMTNNPRKVDALSRDGVNVVERLSITTGLNPHNEQYLSTKAGKLGHMMALDDFTQASDVDIERKG, from the coding sequence GTGACCATTCGCTTCATTGCTGCCTCTCGGCTGCCCACTCCCTGGGCCACATTCACTATGCATGGCTTCGAAGACGACGCCACGGGTAAGGACCACATCGCCTTGACGTTGGGCGATGTGAGCGGCGGCGAGCCGGTACTAGGGCGCGTACACTCCGAGTGCTTGACGGGCGATGCGCTGTTTTCCATGCGCTGCGACTGCGGCTACCAGCTGCAAGAAGCGCTGAAGCGCATCGCCGAAGAGGGGCGCGGCGTGCTGCTCTACTTGCGTCAGGAGGGGCGGGGTATTGGGCTGCTCAATAAAATCCGTGCCTATCATCTGCAAGACCAGGGGGCCGATACCGTAGAGGCCAATGAGCAACTCGGTTTCGGTGCCGACATGCGCCGCTACGACCTCTGCGTCCCGATGCTCGACCACTTGGGCATCACCGCGCTTAAGCTGATGACCAACAACCCTCGTAAGGTGGATGCGTTGAGTCGCGATGGGGTAAACGTCGTCGAGCGGCTGTCGATCACCACTGGCTTGAATCCCCACAACGAGCAGTATCTTTCCACCAAGGCGGGAAAGCTTGGCCATATGATGGCGCTGGACGACTTTACCCAAGCCAGCGATGTGGATATCGAGCGCAAAGGCTAA
- the hemE gene encoding uroporphyrinogen decarboxylase: MTTTPLQNDRFLRALARQPVDRTPVWMMRQAGRYLPEYRASRADAGSFMDLCRNHDLACEVTLQPLERYPLDAAILFSDILTIPDAMGLGLYFETGEGPKFKKTVRTPEEVAALTVPNAERDLDYVMRAVSTIRRELNGRMPLIGFSGSPWTLATYMVEGGSSKDFRHLKTMLYDTPDTMHQLLDTLAQAVTDYLNAQIRAGAQAVQIFDTWGGALSTPAYLEFSLRYMEQIVSGLIREHDGRHVPVILFTKNGGQWLEHIACAGADALGIDWSTELSDARARVGHKVALQGNLDPNVLFARPSAIRAEVARVLESYGHGPGHVFNLGHGISQFTNPDHVTAFMEALHDLSPQYHQGIPTQTNDQCPGAK, translated from the coding sequence ATGACCACCACACCTTTGCAAAACGACCGTTTTCTTCGCGCGCTGGCTCGCCAGCCCGTTGACCGCACTCCGGTGTGGATGATGCGTCAAGCAGGACGCTACCTGCCGGAGTACCGCGCCAGCCGCGCCGACGCGGGTAGTTTCATGGACCTGTGCCGCAATCATGACCTGGCTTGCGAAGTCACCCTTCAGCCGCTGGAGCGCTACCCGCTCGACGCCGCGATTCTGTTCTCGGACATTTTGACCATCCCCGACGCCATGGGGCTGGGCCTCTACTTCGAAACCGGCGAAGGCCCCAAATTCAAGAAGACCGTGCGCACGCCGGAAGAAGTAGCGGCACTGACCGTGCCGAACGCCGAGCGCGATTTGGACTACGTGATGCGCGCGGTGTCCACTATCCGCCGCGAGCTGAATGGCCGCATGCCGCTGATCGGCTTCTCCGGCAGCCCTTGGACGCTGGCGACGTATATGGTCGAGGGCGGCTCCAGCAAGGATTTCCGTCATCTGAAAACCATGCTGTACGACACGCCGGACACCATGCACCAGCTACTGGATACCCTGGCGCAGGCGGTCACCGACTATCTGAATGCGCAGATTCGTGCGGGCGCTCAGGCCGTACAGATTTTCGACACCTGGGGTGGCGCGCTCTCCACGCCGGCGTATCTAGAGTTCTCGCTGCGCTATATGGAGCAGATCGTCTCCGGGTTGATCCGCGAGCATGACGGCCGCCACGTGCCGGTGATCCTGTTCACCAAAAACGGCGGACAGTGGTTGGAGCATATCGCCTGTGCCGGTGCCGATGCCCTAGGCATCGACTGGTCGACCGAGCTATCCGATGCTCGTGCACGCGTGGGCCATAAAGTCGCCCTGCAGGGCAACCTGGACCCCAACGTGCTGTTTGCCCGCCCCTCGGCCATTCGCGCCGAAGTGGCACGCGTGCTGGAAAGTTACGGCCACGGTCCGGGTCATGTATTCAACTTGGGCCACGGCATCAGCCAGTTCACCAACCCCGATCACGTCACCGCCTTCATGGAGGCGCTGCACGACCTAAGCCCGCAGTACCATCAGGGCATTCCGACCCAAACGAACGATCAATGCCCAGGAGCCAAGTAA
- the speE gene encoding polyamine aminopropyltransferase, with protein sequence MSDLRDDQWFTEVFDSHGSAFSLKVTEKLLDVQSPYQHLEVYATETYGHLMVLDGCVMLTDRDNFLYHEMIAHPALFTHQDPKRVVIIGGGDCGTLKEVLRHPGVEKVTQIDIDEEVTKAAERFFPSLVEANGDPRAELLFADGVKWVDDAADESIDVLIIDSTDPVGPAEGLFKTDFLKRCHRILKSGGVMVQQSESPLYHSGSIIRELRNDMREAGFDSVATLPFPQPVYPSGWWSVTLAGKATSVESFREEAAADHEMPLQYYTVDAHRGALALPPFMRKAFA encoded by the coding sequence ATGAGCGACCTACGCGACGACCAGTGGTTTACCGAAGTCTTCGATAGCCATGGCAGCGCTTTCTCGCTGAAAGTCACCGAAAAACTGCTGGATGTACAGAGCCCCTACCAACACCTGGAAGTCTACGCCACGGAGACCTACGGCCACCTGATGGTGCTGGATGGCTGCGTGATGCTGACCGATCGCGATAATTTCCTGTATCACGAAATGATTGCCCACCCGGCGCTGTTCACCCATCAAGACCCCAAGCGGGTGGTGATCATTGGCGGCGGCGACTGCGGCACCTTGAAAGAAGTGTTGCGCCATCCGGGCGTCGAGAAGGTCACCCAGATCGATATTGATGAAGAAGTGACCAAGGCGGCTGAGCGCTTTTTCCCGTCGCTGGTGGAAGCCAACGGCGACCCCCGCGCCGAGCTGCTGTTTGCCGACGGCGTGAAGTGGGTCGACGACGCCGCCGACGAGAGCATCGACGTGCTGATCATCGACTCCACCGATCCGGTCGGCCCTGCCGAAGGCCTGTTCAAGACCGACTTCTTGAAACGCTGCCACCGTATTCTGAAAAGCGGCGGGGTGATGGTACAGCAGAGCGAATCGCCGCTTTATCATAGCGGTTCGATCATCCGCGAACTGCGCAACGACATGCGCGAAGCAGGCTTCGATAGCGTCGCCACGCTACCCTTCCCCCAACCGGTGTATCCCTCGGGTTGGTGGAGCGTGACGTTGGCCGGTAAAGCGACCAGCGTTGAAAGCTTCCGCGAAGAGGCTGCCGCCGATCATGAAATGCCGCTACAGTACTACACAGTAGATGCCCACCGGGGTGCCCTGGCGCTGCCGCCCTTTATGCGTAAAGCCTTCGCATAA
- a CDS encoding amino acid ABC transporter substrate-binding protein, which translates to MNTTRWFGWGVTLLAPALWVPTAMADTLQTVQERDSVRCGVNAAQPGFSSLDDNDEYRGLDTDVCRAVAAAALGDASKVNFVPLDSVERFAALQSGEVDVLSRTTTWTSSRDTTLGMHFTGVSYYDGQAFMVASDLGVQSAQELDGAAVCTQSGTTSELNLSDYFRINDMTYDAVVFDSPEQSIAGFEAGRCDVLSSDASQLYAQRIQLADPNMAVVLPEIISKEPLGPAVRQGDDQWFNIVKWSLFAMLNAEELGVSQANVDEQLSSENPDVMRLLGQDGDFGEAMGLQSDWAYQIVKQVGNYADIYERNVGTHSDFNIARGLNALWKDGGIQYAPPIR; encoded by the coding sequence ATGAACACCACGCGTTGGTTTGGATGGGGAGTCACCCTGTTAGCGCCCGCCCTATGGGTACCCACGGCCATGGCCGATACGCTACAAACGGTGCAAGAGCGCGACAGCGTGCGCTGCGGCGTCAACGCGGCTCAGCCCGGCTTTTCGTCCTTAGACGATAACGACGAGTATCGCGGTCTGGATACCGATGTGTGCCGTGCCGTGGCGGCCGCCGCGCTGGGTGATGCCAGCAAGGTCAACTTCGTGCCGTTGGATTCGGTGGAGCGCTTTGCCGCGTTGCAATCAGGTGAAGTAGATGTCCTTTCTCGCACCACCACCTGGACGTCTAGCCGCGACACCACACTGGGCATGCACTTTACCGGTGTGAGCTACTACGACGGCCAAGCCTTCATGGTGGCCAGCGACTTGGGCGTGCAGAGCGCGCAAGAGCTGGATGGCGCGGCGGTGTGTACGCAGTCGGGCACTACCAGCGAACTCAATCTTTCCGACTACTTCCGTATCAACGACATGACCTACGATGCGGTGGTGTTCGATTCACCCGAGCAGTCGATTGCGGGCTTCGAAGCAGGCCGCTGCGACGTCTTGAGTTCGGATGCCTCGCAGCTCTACGCCCAGCGCATTCAACTGGCCGATCCCAACATGGCCGTCGTCCTACCGGAAATCATCTCTAAAGAGCCGCTAGGCCCCGCCGTACGCCAAGGCGATGATCAGTGGTTCAACATCGTGAAGTGGTCACTGTTTGCCATGCTGAATGCCGAAGAGCTGGGCGTCAGCCAAGCCAACGTGGATGAGCAGCTAAGCTCAGAAAATCCCGATGTGATGCGCCTGCTTGGGCAAGACGGTGATTTTGGTGAGGCCATGGGCCTACAATCAGATTGGGCTTACCAAATCGTCAAACAGGTCGGTAACTATGCGGATATTTATGAACGCAACGTGGGCACCCACTCCGACTTCAACATTGCCCGTGGCCTGAATGCCCTGTGGAAAGATGGGGGCATTCAGTACGCGCCGCCCATTCGCTAG
- a CDS encoding amino acid ABC transporter substrate-binding protein translates to MINKKHLVLLASAGAISLAGVATAQADTLEDTRERGAVQCGVSDGLPGFSAPDDNGNWQGLDVDVCRAVAAAVLGDADAVNYISLNAVERFTALQSGEVDVLSRNTTWTTTRDTTLGLNFTGVNFYDGQGFMVSRDLGITSAAELDGAAICIQSGTTTELNLADYFRANGMEFDPIVFDTSEQTVGGFQAGRCDVLTSDTSQLAALRIQLDDPSGAMILPDVISKEPLGPVVRQGDDLWFNIVKWSLFAMINGEEYGVTSENAEEMLSSDNPDVARLLGQDGNYGEGMGLDADWAYNILSQVGNYGESFERNVGMGSPLEIERGVNALWNQGGFQYAPPIR, encoded by the coding sequence ATGATCAATAAGAAACACCTGGTACTTCTGGCCTCCGCAGGCGCCATCTCTCTTGCGGGCGTGGCGACCGCCCAAGCCGATACGCTGGAAGATACCCGCGAACGTGGTGCCGTACAGTGTGGCGTCAGCGACGGCCTGCCAGGTTTTTCCGCCCCGGACGATAACGGTAACTGGCAGGGCCTCGACGTTGACGTATGCCGTGCCGTGGCCGCTGCGGTACTGGGCGACGCCGATGCCGTCAACTACATCTCTTTGAACGCCGTCGAGCGTTTCACCGCGCTGCAGTCCGGCGAAGTGGACGTTCTGTCTCGTAACACCACCTGGACCACGACCCGCGACACTACCCTGGGTCTGAACTTCACCGGCGTTAACTTCTACGACGGCCAGGGCTTCATGGTCTCTCGCGACCTGGGTATCACCAGCGCGGCCGAGCTGGATGGCGCGGCGATTTGTATTCAATCAGGCACCACTACCGAGCTGAACCTGGCTGATTACTTCCGTGCCAACGGAATGGAGTTCGACCCCATCGTTTTCGATACCTCCGAGCAAACCGTAGGTGGCTTCCAGGCTGGCCGCTGTGACGTTCTGACGTCTGACACTTCTCAGCTGGCGGCCCTGCGCATTCAGCTCGACGACCCGTCGGGCGCGATGATTCTGCCCGACGTCATTTCCAAAGAGCCGCTGGGCCCGGTCGTACGTCAGGGGGACGATCTGTGGTTCAACATCGTGAAGTGGTCGCTGTTCGCCATGATCAACGGTGAAGAGTACGGCGTGACCAGCGAGAACGCAGAAGAGATGCTCAGCTCCGATAACCCGGACGTAGCGCGTCTACTCGGCCAGGACGGCAACTATGGTGAAGGCATGGGTCTTGACGCCGACTGGGCCTATAACATCCTGAGCCAAGTGGGTAACTACGGTGAAAGCTTCGAGCGCAACGTAGGTATGGGTTCACCGCTGGAAATCGAACGCGGTGTCAACGCCCTGTGGAACCAAGGCGGCTTCCAGTACGCACCGCCGATTCGCTAA
- a CDS encoding amino acid ABC transporter permease gives MSVRPNARPVGQKPPFWRDRAKRALIFQCLLIAAVIAFLFYIVGNVQDNLSSRGITTGFGFLSNTAGFGIVQSLIDYSSQSTYGRTFFVGLLNTLLVGGLGVIAATIIGFIVGIARLSPNWLIAKLAAAYIETFRNIPLLLQIFFWYFAVLRALPSARESLAFGEAVFLNVRGLYLPEPLFESGFGLIPVTFVIAIAASIALVIWAKRRQEATGQRIPAYWISFVLIFGLPLLVMLATGVPITWEMPELRGFNFRGGITVIPEFLALWFALSIYTASFIAEIVRSGIQAISHGQTEAAQALSLPRNLVLRLVIIPQALRVIIPPLTSQYLNLIKNSSLATAIGYPDLVSVFAGTTLNQTGQAIEVIAMTMAVYLTISLLVSMFMNWFNARVALVER, from the coding sequence ATGTCCGTAAGACCTAACGCTCGCCCCGTTGGCCAAAAGCCACCGTTCTGGCGAGACCGCGCCAAACGTGCGCTCATCTTTCAATGTCTGCTGATTGCCGCTGTCATCGCTTTTCTGTTCTATATCGTCGGCAACGTGCAAGACAACCTCTCCTCACGGGGTATCACCACAGGTTTTGGCTTCCTGAGTAATACCGCCGGTTTTGGGATCGTTCAGAGTCTGATCGACTACTCTTCCCAAAGCACCTATGGCCGCACCTTCTTCGTTGGCCTGCTGAATACGCTGCTGGTGGGTGGGTTGGGCGTTATTGCCGCCACCATCATTGGCTTTATCGTCGGTATCGCTCGTCTATCGCCCAACTGGCTGATCGCCAAGCTAGCCGCCGCGTATATCGAAACCTTTCGTAACATTCCGCTGCTGCTGCAGATTTTCTTTTGGTACTTTGCCGTGCTGCGGGCGCTCCCCAGCGCTCGAGAAAGCCTCGCGTTCGGCGAGGCCGTGTTTCTTAACGTACGCGGGCTTTATCTACCTGAGCCGCTGTTCGAATCGGGCTTCGGGCTGATTCCTGTCACCTTCGTGATCGCCATCGCGGCCAGTATTGCGCTGGTGATATGGGCAAAACGCCGTCAGGAAGCCACGGGGCAGCGAATTCCCGCTTACTGGATCTCCTTTGTACTGATCTTTGGGCTGCCCCTGTTGGTCATGTTGGCCACTGGCGTACCCATTACTTGGGAAATGCCCGAGCTGCGTGGCTTCAACTTCCGCGGCGGCATCACGGTGATTCCTGAGTTTCTGGCGCTGTGGTTCGCACTCTCGATCTACACGGCGTCGTTCATTGCCGAGATCGTGCGCTCCGGTATTCAGGCCATTTCACATGGCCAAACCGAAGCGGCGCAGGCACTGAGTCTGCCGCGCAACCTGGTGCTGCGCCTCGTCATCATTCCTCAGGCATTGCGGGTCATCATCCCCCCGCTCACCAGCCAATACCTGAATTTGATCAAAAACTCGTCGCTGGCCACGGCCATTGGCTATCCGGACCTCGTGTCGGTGTTTGCAGGCACCACGCTGAATCAGACGGGCCAGGCCATCGAGGTCATCGCGATGACCATGGCGGTGTATCTGACGATCAGCCTGCTGGTGTCGATGTTCATGAACTGGTTCAACGCCCGCGTGGCGCTGGTTGAACGCTAG